TTCACAACTAAAGCGGAATATGGGTTTGTTTGCCTGATTTATATGGCAAAACAAACTTCCAAAAATTGGGTGACGGTTAAAGAGATTGCCGAGAAAGAACATTTTTCGGCAACCTACATTGAAAAAATCATGCAGGCCCTGAGAGGGGCCAACATTGTAACCTCTCATCATGGAAAAGAAGGGGGATATTCATTAGCGAGGCCACCTTCTGCCATTAATTTGAGACAGGTG
This sequence is a window from Chlamydiota bacterium. Protein-coding genes within it:
- a CDS encoding Rrf2 family transcriptional regulator → MRFTTKAEYGFVCLIYMAKQTSKNWVTVKEIAEKEHFSATYIEKIMQALRGANIVTSHHGKEGGYSLARPPSAINLRQVIEALEGHTFEVFCEPELRENIVCTHFCMCGISSIWEKTKKILDDFFTSMTLETLVKEKEEKESLHMKGLMVNENE